The Lycium barbarum isolate Lr01 chromosome 11, ASM1917538v2, whole genome shotgun sequence genome contains the following window.
ataataatgataatgataaatataataataataataataataataataataaattaataacactgataataacgataataatggataatgataataacgatagTAGTGACGGCAGTAAAGATAAATGCcgggataatgaaatgccggtattaataagagcTAATAATTACAGTAAGAAAAAATATAAacgtatttttttaattttccaaaaatattaggagcGTAAAGAGgcatttcggaggagaggcgggacaaaattgggtgtcaacaatgtgTATTCATCTATACTAACTATTATTGTTTCAGGGACTGTTTGTTGCTATTCAAGATCTTATACCTGCTGTTTTACACAAAAAGTGTGCTAGgcacatcttggctaacttcagCAAAGACTGGAGAGGGCTACAAAGAAGACAGCAGTTTTGGAGGGTTGCCAAAAGCACCTTTGAGTCTCAACTAAGGAGAAATATTGAGCTGATGAAGTTGCTTGGTCCAAAGAAAATGATGGACAAACTGATGTATTACAACATAGATTATTGGTGTAAGGTTTACTTCAATACTAATATAAAAGTAGATTTTGTAGATAATAATATGGCTGAGTGTTTTAATGCTTGGATATTGGCTGCCAGGTATGAGTAATGCATATTTACCTTGCTATTTGTTTGTTTTGTAGACTGTTTGTAGACAACAATATGACTGTTTATTTATTGGCTAACTGGTAGGCACAAAACTATAATAACAATACTTGAGGAGATTAGGGTGAAAATGATGACAAAGATTAGAACATTGAGGGAGTTTATAAACACTTGGAGATGTAACTACTCTCCAATGTGTACGAAGGTGTTAGAGGAAAATGTTACTAGATCAATACAATGTAACATTGAGTTTAATGGAGTTGCTGGTTTTGAAATTAGGGAAGGACTATGTCAACACACAATGGATATTTCTAGAAGGCAGTGTAGTTGTAGGGTATGGTAGCTAAAAGGCATTCCATGTGCATATGCTTTAGCTGCAATTCAGTTCAAAAAGGTATGATCCACTTGGCTACATTGACCATTGCTACAACAAAGAGTCTTACATAAGAACATATGAGCATGCTCTTCAACCAGTCACAAATATGGAAATGTGGCGTGTCTCTACCCACCCTAGTGTGGCTACACCAGAGATAAAAAGCATGCTTGGTAAGCCTCAAAAGGCTAGAAGGAAGGAGGCAGGTGAAATTCCAAATTCTGGGAAGAGGCCAAGAACTGGAATGGCCATGACTTGTAGCAACTGCCATAATAGAGGCCACAACAAGAGAGAGTATCCAAAAAAAAACTCAGCGGCATGGACAGAACCAACAAGTTCTAGCAGGGGAAGGGCCAACACATCACAACCACCATCTTCAAGCAAGGTCATGGGGAGACCAAAGGTAACTCCCATTTTGATCAATTATGATATTTTGCAGTTAATGTCTTGATAATTTCTAATATGTACACATTTATATGTATGAAAGAAACCACCAACAAAACTAGTACCTGTTGAAAAGAGGCCAAGAAGAAGACCTAGGAAAACTGCCCAAGCAGTAGGAAATAGTCCTGCACCAGCTGAAGTTCATGTTTCATGTTCTGCACCTGCAGCAACTAGTGCACAACCCACTGCTAAAAGA
Protein-coding sequences here:
- the LOC132619590 gene encoding uncharacterized protein LOC132619590 is translated as MGDHIQEFGKILDYRDELLRTNLGSTCVVKLAEPNADGRPVFQSFYICFDALKKAFQHCRKCIGLDGYFLKGVCRGQLLVVVCKDDNNQMLPLAWAVMEYENKNTWTWFIRILKEDLALGDGTALTLITDMQKGLFVAIQDLIPAVLHKKCARHILANFSKDWRGLQRRQQFWRVAKSTFESQLRRNIELMKLLGPKKMMDKLMYYNIDYWCKVYFNTNIKVDFVDNNMAECFNAWILAARHKTIITILEEIRVKMMTKIRTLREFINTWRCNYSPMCTKVLEENVTRSIQCNIEFNGVAGFEIREGLCQHTMDISRRQCSCRVWYDPLGYIDHCYNKESYIRTYEHALQPVTNMEMWRVSTHPSVATPEIKSMLGKPQKARRKEAGEIPNSGKRPRTGMAMTCSNCHNRGHNKREYPKKNSAAWTEPTSSSRGRANTSQPPSSSKVMGRPKKPPTKLVPVEKRPRRRPRKTAQAVGNSPAPAEVHVSCSAPAATSAQPTAKRGR